One region of Bombus affinis isolate iyBomAffi1 chromosome 5, iyBomAffi1.2, whole genome shotgun sequence genomic DNA includes:
- the LOC126916273 gene encoding uncharacterized protein LOC126916273 translates to MSFYLRPISNKFTSFVNVRKQVTDINYQLLNNIKPSLFLDEFLDTQGSSIINDREKHLNSTVHLLSQNEPAVFNANIESHKNKKYNWTKQRIIKLHKQKQMNTQMQSVINLDLDMALLTNNTQWEKSFLNLRNKSFYLPYTKMVMTKRISDNVLLSSQKDGILYTETAPNVRNVNEMQPSEDRNPIESNLQNVFDILRKDLPLLFVKQLDYGIYTQDLVFVNNIRGTTSVGIQHYFKQIAFLKIIGHLKYAFVKFEVLKMTMHPEDNSIKVRWRIVGISGTRVFLTFWKIKMWNSKEQVDNTPAWYDGFSTFYVNNDGKVFKHIVDKTMPDQNVTEKFKSPIAAKLALFVALSGLDTHFIQFCLKKYTKLLRIK, encoded by the exons atgtcattttatttacgtcctatttcaaataaatttacatCTTTTGTTAATGTACGAAAACAAGTAACTGATATCAACTatcagttattaaataatattaaaccaTCTTTGTTTTTGGATGAA TTTTTAGATACGCAAGGAAGCTCAATAATAAATGACAGAGAAAAACATTTGAATTCAACAGTTCATTTGTTAAGTCAAAATGAACCAGCTGTTTTTAATGCTAATATTGAGAGTcataaaaacaagaaatataattgGACTAAACAGCGAATTATTAAGTTACATAAACAAAAACAAATGAATACTCAAATGCAAAGTGTTATCAATTTAGATTTAGACATGGCATTATTAACGAACAATACACAATGGGAAAAATCATTCttaaatttaagaaataaaaGTTTTTATTTACCATATACAAAGATGGTAATGACTAAGAGGATATCTGATAATGTTTTACTTAGCTCTCAAAAGGATGGGATACTTTATACAGAAACTGCTCCTAATGTGCGTAATGTAAATGAGATGCAACCTTCTGAGGATCGTAATCCAATTGAATCAAATTTACAAAATGTGTTTGATATTCTTCGTAAGGAT TTGCCGCTTCTATTTGTTAAACAGTTGGATTATGGAATCTATACACAGGATTTAGTTTTTGTCAACAATATTAGAGGAACAACAAGTGT CGGTATCCAGCATTATTTTAAGCAAATAgcgtttttaaaaataataggcCATTTAAAGTATGCTTTTGTTAAGTTCGAAGTTTTAAAAATGACTATGCACCCTGAGGACAACAGTATTAAAGTTCGTTGGCGTATAGTAGGTATTTCTGGTACACGTGTATTTCTTACATTTTGGAAAATTAAAATGTGGAATTCAAAAGAACAAGTAGACAATACACCAGC GTGGTATGATGGTTTTTCGACTTTTTATGTTAACAATGATGGGAAGGTATTTAAACACATCGTCGATAAAACGATGCCTGATCAAAATGTAACAGAAAAATTTAAGTCACCCATTGCCGCAAAACTTGCATTATTTGTTGCTTTATCAGGTTTAGACAcacattttattcaattttgtttaaaaaaatatactaaactgcttcgaataaaataa
- the LOC126916268 gene encoding rab-like protein 6 isoform X2 yields MDNSQSENIIEEPALDAEFLDVYKGTNGVIIMMDITKSWTFDYVQRELPKIPNHIPVIVLGNHCDMSHHRTVTSDHVTYFIDSLHERTAQVRYAESSMRNGFGLKLLHKFFNLPFLQLQRETLLKQLETNEEETRLTIQELDLFQDSDDANYNKFLDNLVNRRRALADSVSASILVPNVTSSLSNHNISSNGNINVNAEVKRSVSMPGPIGGGTPIPVKNIDFKSIPKKENFTNTSEIQAVPIKNSQITSVLSSTQNISKADSKMAELLSENSDRRDSISKPQSLMSKIFGNKKEDEIDKGTHINSPNTSVPLTSVEDFVPDDGLLDRSFLEDSSQVSPQKVQHEELDSESDTETANPLVAGYEDDLSSADEATPPIQPKLAENPLSKQKHKRETLSHAEINPEKLRQITKRDSISSIDQELQISNNYDINEQQEINSDAFDSWLRRDSKWRQSPEGGEDVSSNSTRKDRLELSDKSLDVSVTSSNVHLELLDNTSVRHMSSDGGSPVLKEKKKHKEKTEDREKKKKKKSKDKEKDKEKTDKAEKKKKRSLHRSRDENRERDELEEFLNGSVTRIGVDVAYEAI; encoded by the exons ATGGACAATTCGCAGTCTGAAAATATTATTGAGGAGCCCGCATTAGATGCGGAATTTCTTGATGTTTATAAAGGGACCAATGGTGTCATTATTATGATGGATATTACAAAATCCTGGACATTTGATTATGTACAAAGAGAACTTCCAAAAATTCCTAACCATATTCCAGTAATTGTTTTAGGGAATCATTGTGATATGTCACATCACAGAACTGTTACATCAGATCATGTAACATACTTTATTGATTCGTTACATGAAAGAACAGCGCAA GTCAGGTATGCAGAATCATCTATGAGAAATGGCTTTGGATTAAAACTTTTGCACAAATTCTTTAATCTTCCTTTTCTTCAACTGCAAAGAGAAACATTATTGAAACAGCTTGAAACTAATGAGGAGGAGACACGTTTGACAATACAAGAACTTGATCTCTTTCAAGATAGTGACGATGCCaattataacaaatttttgGATAATCTTGTTAACAGAAGAAGAGCACTTGCTGATTCTGTCTCCGCCAGTATTCTAGTCCCTAATGTTACATCTTCTTTGAGCAATCATAATATATCTTCCAAtggtaatataaatgtaaatgctGAAGTTAAAAGATCAGTATCTATGCCTGGCCCAATAGGAGGTGGAACTCCTATTCCAGTGAAAAATATAGATTTTAAATCAATACCAAAGAAGGAAAATTTTACAAACACTTCTGAAATTCAAGCAGTTCCTATTAAAAATTCACAGATTACATCAGTATTATCTAGTAcacaaaatatttcaaaagcAGATTCTAAAATGGCTGAACTTTTAAGTGAAAATTCTGACAGACGAGATTCAATTAGCAAACCACAATCGCTTATGTCAAAAATATTTGGTAATAAAAAGGAAGATGAAATAGATAAAGGGACGCATATTAATAGCCCAAATACAAGTGTACCCTTAACTAGTGTTGAAGATTTTGTACCAGATGATGGATTGTTAGATCGATCATTTTTAGAAGATAGTAGTCAAGTTTCACCGCAAAAGGTACAGCATGAGGAGCTGGATTCTGAAAG TGATACTGAAACTGCAAATCCCTTGGTTGCCGGATATGAAGATGATTTATCATCAGCTGACGAAGCAACGCCTCCTATTCAACCTAAATTAGCTGAAAATCCATTAAGCAAACAAAAACACAAGCGTGAAACTTTATCGCATGCAGAAATAAATCCGGAAAAACTGCGACAAATTACAAAACGTGATTCTATTTCATCTATAGACCAAGAATTACAAATATCGAACAATTATGACATAAATGAACAACAAGAGATTAACTCGGATGCATTTGATAGTTGGCTTCGACGTGATTCCAAATGGAGACAAAGTCCCGAGGGTGGTGAAGATGTAAGCAGTAATAGCACCAGAAAAGATAGATTGGAGCtgagtgacaaaagtttagacGTTAGTGTAACAAGTTCTAATGTGCATTTAGAGTTGCTAGACAATACCAGCGTACGTCATATGAGCTCCGATGGTGGGAGCCCTgtgttaaaagaaaaaaaaaaacataaagaAAAG ACGGAAGatagagagaagaagaaaaagaagaagtctaaggataaagaaaaagataaagaaaaaacAGATAAagcagaaaagaagaaaaaacgttCGCTACATCGTTCAAGAGATGAAAACAGAGAACGCGATGAACTTGAAGAATTTCTCAATGGTTCTGTAACTAGAATTGGTGTTGATGTTGCCTATGAAGCGATATAA
- the LOC126916268 gene encoding rab-like protein 6 isoform X1 gives MFSAFKRLAGKSDGVGNISPRPAHQSMPTTLQRKFAKGVQYNMKIIIKGDRNVGKTCLFHRLQGQKFIEEYIPTEEIQVTSIQWNYKATDDIVKVEVWDVVDKGRRRKKFEGLKMDNSQSENIIEEPALDAEFLDVYKGTNGVIIMMDITKSWTFDYVQRELPKIPNHIPVIVLGNHCDMSHHRTVTSDHVTYFIDSLHERTAQVRYAESSMRNGFGLKLLHKFFNLPFLQLQRETLLKQLETNEEETRLTIQELDLFQDSDDANYNKFLDNLVNRRRALADSVSASILVPNVTSSLSNHNISSNGNINVNAEVKRSVSMPGPIGGGTPIPVKNIDFKSIPKKENFTNTSEIQAVPIKNSQITSVLSSTQNISKADSKMAELLSENSDRRDSISKPQSLMSKIFGNKKEDEIDKGTHINSPNTSVPLTSVEDFVPDDGLLDRSFLEDSSQVSPQKVQHEELDSESDTETANPLVAGYEDDLSSADEATPPIQPKLAENPLSKQKHKRETLSHAEINPEKLRQITKRDSISSIDQELQISNNYDINEQQEINSDAFDSWLRRDSKWRQSPEGGEDVSSNSTRKDRLELSDKSLDVSVTSSNVHLELLDNTSVRHMSSDGGSPVLKEKKKHKEKTEDREKKKKKKSKDKEKDKEKTDKAEKKKKRSLHRSRDENRERDELEEFLNGSVTRIGVDVAYEAI, from the exons ATGTTCTCTGCATTTAAAAGACTAGCTGGAAAGTCGGATGGAGTTGGCAATATATCTCCTAGACCAGCTCATCAATCTATGCCAACAACTTTACAGAGAAAATTTGCTAAAGGTGTACAATATAATA tgaaaattattataaaggGTGACAGAAATGTAGGAAAGACTTGTCTATTTCATAGACTTCAAGGCCAAAAATTTATAGAGGAATATATACCAACGGAGGAAATACAAGTAACCAGTATTCAATGGAATTATAAAGCTACTGACGATATCGTTAAAGTTGAAGTTTGGGATGTTGTAGATAAAGGACGACGTAGAAAAAAGTTTGAAGGTTTAAAAATGGACAATTCGCAGTCTGAAAATATTATTGAGGAGCCCGCATTAGATGCGGAATTTCTTGATGTTTATAAAGGGACCAATGGTGTCATTATTATGATGGATATTACAAAATCCTGGACATTTGATTATGTACAAAGAGAACTTCCAAAAATTCCTAACCATATTCCAGTAATTGTTTTAGGGAATCATTGTGATATGTCACATCACAGAACTGTTACATCAGATCATGTAACATACTTTATTGATTCGTTACATGAAAGAACAGCGCAA GTCAGGTATGCAGAATCATCTATGAGAAATGGCTTTGGATTAAAACTTTTGCACAAATTCTTTAATCTTCCTTTTCTTCAACTGCAAAGAGAAACATTATTGAAACAGCTTGAAACTAATGAGGAGGAGACACGTTTGACAATACAAGAACTTGATCTCTTTCAAGATAGTGACGATGCCaattataacaaatttttgGATAATCTTGTTAACAGAAGAAGAGCACTTGCTGATTCTGTCTCCGCCAGTATTCTAGTCCCTAATGTTACATCTTCTTTGAGCAATCATAATATATCTTCCAAtggtaatataaatgtaaatgctGAAGTTAAAAGATCAGTATCTATGCCTGGCCCAATAGGAGGTGGAACTCCTATTCCAGTGAAAAATATAGATTTTAAATCAATACCAAAGAAGGAAAATTTTACAAACACTTCTGAAATTCAAGCAGTTCCTATTAAAAATTCACAGATTACATCAGTATTATCTAGTAcacaaaatatttcaaaagcAGATTCTAAAATGGCTGAACTTTTAAGTGAAAATTCTGACAGACGAGATTCAATTAGCAAACCACAATCGCTTATGTCAAAAATATTTGGTAATAAAAAGGAAGATGAAATAGATAAAGGGACGCATATTAATAGCCCAAATACAAGTGTACCCTTAACTAGTGTTGAAGATTTTGTACCAGATGATGGATTGTTAGATCGATCATTTTTAGAAGATAGTAGTCAAGTTTCACCGCAAAAGGTACAGCATGAGGAGCTGGATTCTGAAAG TGATACTGAAACTGCAAATCCCTTGGTTGCCGGATATGAAGATGATTTATCATCAGCTGACGAAGCAACGCCTCCTATTCAACCTAAATTAGCTGAAAATCCATTAAGCAAACAAAAACACAAGCGTGAAACTTTATCGCATGCAGAAATAAATCCGGAAAAACTGCGACAAATTACAAAACGTGATTCTATTTCATCTATAGACCAAGAATTACAAATATCGAACAATTATGACATAAATGAACAACAAGAGATTAACTCGGATGCATTTGATAGTTGGCTTCGACGTGATTCCAAATGGAGACAAAGTCCCGAGGGTGGTGAAGATGTAAGCAGTAATAGCACCAGAAAAGATAGATTGGAGCtgagtgacaaaagtttagacGTTAGTGTAACAAGTTCTAATGTGCATTTAGAGTTGCTAGACAATACCAGCGTACGTCATATGAGCTCCGATGGTGGGAGCCCTgtgttaaaagaaaaaaaaaaacataaagaAAAG ACGGAAGatagagagaagaagaaaaagaagaagtctaaggataaagaaaaagataaagaaaaaacAGATAAagcagaaaagaagaaaaaacgttCGCTACATCGTTCAAGAGATGAAAACAGAGAACGCGATGAACTTGAAGAATTTCTCAATGGTTCTGTAACTAGAATTGGTGTTGATGTTGCCTATGAAGCGATATAA
- the LOC126916271 gene encoding histone-lysine N-methyltransferase SMYD3, whose amino-acid sequence MSKSENFIKKGTTILTAKPFAYVLCSKYKNVRCDYCFKSGKLFRCSACQYVYYCNQSCQQMSWPMHSKECARLKKFSPWGISNVARLMARIIIKLNQGGDEERGYYNETNYRKFKDLMSHCSEIKKDEKKMEHFVCLCNVLHKFLEDMPIPSTAELLGIYGRITINSFSIFNLDMNIGVGIYLGPSILDHSCKPNAVATFEGTTINVKAIEDLPSLDLSQIRIPYIDVIKTAEDRRAELQSSYYFWCDCEKCEKPEPMAEAAACPNKLCTYPCDPNADLCEKCNTKFPENFKEIFDEISEFTAYHLENMKNIAYLDVSKMCLSRQEGILHPLNVQYVQTLQTAFDSSINLQHWEEAESYAKKLINGYLAYYGEIHPSTGILYLSIGKLEVYLKKLKQAIKTLRKASLILTITHGAQHSVIVENLKPLLYQATIEDFSES is encoded by the exons atGAGCAAAAGTGAAAACTTTATTAAAAAAGGCACCACTATTCTTACCGCCAAACCATTTGCTTATGTCCTTtgttcaaaatataaaaatgtccgGTGTGATTATTGCTTTAAAAG CGGAAAACTCTTTAGATGTTCTGCCTGTCAGTATGTTTATTATTGTAATCAATCTTGTCAACAAATGTCTTGGCCCATGCATAGTAAAGAATGTGCAAGATTAAAAAAATTTTCACCATGGGGTATATCAAATGTTGCAAGACTAATGGCacgtataattataaaattaaatcaagggggagatgaagaaagaggatattatAATGAAACTAATTATAGGAAATTTAAGGACTTAATGTCTC ATTGTTCTGAGATAAAAAAGGATGAGAAAAAAATGGAACATTTTGTATGCTTATGtaatgttttacataaatttctCGAAGATATGCCTATACCAAGTACTGCAGAATTATTGGGTATTTATGGCAGAATTACTATTAATTCTTTTAGTATATTTAATTTGGATATGAATATTGGTGTTGGTATTTATTTGGGACCTTCTATTCTGGACCATAGTTGCAAACCTAATGCTGTAGCAACCTTTGAGGGAACTACCATAAATGTTAAAGCAATAGAAGATCTTCCTTCTTTAGATTTGTCTCAG ATAAGGATACCATACATCGATGTGATTAAAACAGCAGAAGATAGACGTGCAGAACTACAAAGTTCGTATTATTTTTGGTGTGACtgtgaaaaatgtgaaaaaccAGAACCAATGGCAGAAGCGGCAGCATGTCCAAACAAACTTTGTACATATCCTTGTGACCCGAATGCTGATTTATGTGAAAAGTGTAATACAAAATTCCCAGAAAACTTTAAAGAAATTTTTGATGAAATATCTGAGTTTACTGCATACCATCTAGAAAATATGAAGAATATTGCCT ATCTGGACGTAAGCAAAATGTGTCTCTCAAGACAAGAAGGCATTTTACATCCTCTCAATGTGCAGTATGTACAGACTTTACAAACTGCTTTTGACTCCTCTATAAATTTGCAACATTGGGAAGAAGCTGAATCCTATGCTAAAAAACTTATTAATGGCTATTT aGCATATTATGGAGAAATTCATCCGTCAACTGGGATACTTTATTTATCAATAGGAAAACTTGAGGTATATTTGAAAAAGTTAAAACAGGCTATCAAAACGTTAAGAAAGGCTAGTTTGATATTAACAATAACACATGGAGCACAACATAGCGTGATAgtagaaaatttgaaaccacTTCTTTATCAAGCCACTATAGAAGACTTCAGTGaatcataa